A window of the Pangasianodon hypophthalmus isolate fPanHyp1 chromosome 12, fPanHyp1.pri, whole genome shotgun sequence genome harbors these coding sequences:
- the trim65 gene encoding tripartite motif-containing protein 65: MEEHSLTCTICLERFKYPVTIPCGHTFCKDCISKHWDQMERGGPQNTFNCPICKETFSPRPTLNRNVSLSVLSEVAANSSAERAAGAACRIDRVEDGSEELCPRHQKPLIYYCRSDCMCVCCVCSVKECKDHDKVLVEEERSNREEGLKKKGMEIGKCIEDTEKNILMLSENITEAKVSLQQTSQWVSAKFSQLLKVLMEKQEVTQSFVEQQQASTVSQAETRLSNLQEKLKQLRELQEQISSLSALPDCQLIQDSRLVEVPQMGSVPVDVSVNLQEKLNPVTDVLSRISKLVCEDLDKAVYAAVSHHKEGSPQDKRPMLAVVPSPATPPYPAGKEGLIQYRCSLTFDPRTANAHLMLSQNNQRAEHLISGPHPVPADEARFDHTWQVLCFENFTHGRHYWELEVSKPWAYVGVTYPGIPRKEKGRTSMLGMNELSWSLQLNERQLTAWHGSHGEPVTGELQLNKRPLRIGMLLDYDEGTLAYYGENQVRLHAFHCVFSHELYPACWIGEGVSVTLCPM, encoded by the exons ATGGAGGAGCACAGTCTGACCTGCACCATCTGTTTGGAGCGTTTCAAATACCCAGTGACTATCCCTTGTGGCCACACCTTCTGCAAGGATTGCATATCCAAACACTGGGATCAGATGGAGCGAGGTGGACCTCAGAATACATTCAACTGCCCAATATGCAAAGAGACGTTCTCCCCAAGACCCACCCTGAATCGGAACGTTTCTCTGTCCGTCTTGAGCGAAGTGGCCGCCAACAGCTCAGCAGAGAGGGCTGCAGGTGCGGCGTGTAGAATAGACCGAGTCGAAGACGGCTCTGAGGAGCTCTGTCCTCGGCATCAAAAGCCTCTTATCTACTACTGCAGGAgcgattgtatgtgtgtgtgctgtgtgtgctctgtgaaaGAGTGCAAAGATCATGACAAGGTGCTGGTGGAAGAGGAAAGGAGTAACAGAGAA GAGGGACTGAAGAAGAAGGGCATGGAGATTGGAAAATGCATAGAGGATACAGAGAAGAACATTCTGATGCTCTCAGAAAATATCACTGAAGCTAAG GTGTCACTGCAGCAGACGTCTCAGTGGGTGAGCGCCAAGTTCTCACAGCTGCTGAAGGTGCTGAtggagaaacaggaagtgacgcaGAGTTTCGTGGAGCAGCAGCAGGCCAGCACTGTATCTCAGGCTGAGACTCGGCTCAGCAACCTGCAGGAGAAACTTAAGCAGCTCAGAGAGCTACAGGAGCAGATCAGCAGCCTCAGTGCCCTCCCCGACTGCCAGCTCATTCAG gactccaggctggtggaggtccCTCAGATGGGTTCAGTTCCTGTAGATGTCAGTGTAAACCTTCAGGAGAAGCTCAATCCCGTCACAGACGTTCTGTCTCGCATCTCAAAGCTGGTGTGTGAGGATCTGGATAAAGCTGTGTATGCAGCTGTGAGCCACCACAAAGAAG GCTCTCCTCAAGACAAGAGACCAATGCTTGCTGTTGTGCCAAGTCCAGCCACTCCACCTTATCCAGCAGGAAAGGAAGGCCTCattcaat ACCGTTGTTcattgacctttgaccctcGCACAGCCAACGCTCACCTCATGCTTTCTCAGAACAACCAGCGGGCGGAGCACCTGATCTCAGGGCCTCATCCAGTGCCAGCTGACGAGGCACGCTTTGACCACACCTGGCAAGTGTTGTGCTTTGAGAATTTCACACACGGTCGCCACTACTGGGAGCTGGAGGTGTCCAAACCGTGGGCGTATGTAGGTGTGACGTACCCCGGCATCCCGCGCAAGGAGAAAGGCAGGACGTCCATGCTGGGAATGAATGAGCTGTCATGGAGCCTGCAGCTGAATGAGCGCCAGCTCACCGCTTGGCACGGTAGCCATGGAGAGCCTGTAACAGGCGAGCTGCAGTTAAACAAACGGCCTCTGCGCATTGGCATGCTGCTGGACTATGACGAAGGCACTCTGGCTTATTATGGGGAGAACCAGGTGAGGCTGCACGCCTTCCACTGCGTCTTTTCCCATGAGCTCTATCCTGCCTGCTGGATCGGGGAGGGGGTCAGTGTCACTCTCTGCCCAATGTGA
- the mrpl38 gene encoding 39S ribosomal protein L38, mitochondrial, which yields MALQRTVARLVRIGTDLGVRNNARHFKTAAVLCRRTAPLGPMPNEDIDWKNLDALEKYCSYTRYLRIAEEANNEEVWWKTYRKHVEQKSDKDFKPVDIGLPHCRPSRLKEARERRKVMKENKKNPELERDARLRTFRIPLDEVKQEWEKTNGPYHIQRLAEHYGIYRDLFPMAYFVPRVMLRVAYGDDSSAMVHYGNHLSPTQASAAPHISFEAEENSLWTLLLTSPDEHLQDGEQEYVHWLVGNIPGNAVCSGNEISHYMTPFPAKGTGFHRYVFVLFKQDAVVDFSSDVRPNPCYSLQQRSFKTLDFYRKHEDLITPAGLAFFQSQWDNSVTSTFHTLFNMREPVFEYDRPPVYHPPQKKYPHGQPLRYLDRYRGGKEHTYGIY from the exons ATGGCGCTGCAGAGGACGGTAGCGAGGTTGGTGCGCATCGGGACGGATTTAGGGGTCAGAAATAATGCGAGacattttaaaacagcag CTGTATTATGTCGCCGGACTGCACCACTTGGTCCAATGCCAAATGAAGACATAGACTGGAAGAACCTGGATGCTCTGGAGAAATACTGCAGTTACACGCGCTATCTCAGAATTGCAGAAGAGGCCAATAATGAAGAAGTCTGGTGGAAGACCTACAGGAAACATGTGGAACAGAAATCTGACAAAG ACTTTAAGCCGGTGGACATCGGCTTGCCTCATTGCCGACCCTCCAGGTTAAAGGAAGCTCGGGAAAGAAGAAAGGTgatgaaggaaaacaaaaagaacccagagctggagagagacgCTCGTCTACGCACAT TTCGCATTCCTTTGGACGAAGTGAAGCAGGAATGGGAGAAAACAAATGGCCCTTACCACATACAGAGGCTGGCAGAGCACTATGGAATATACAGAGACCTTTTCCCCATGGCCTATTTTGTTCCAAGGGTAATGCTGAGGGTGGCATATGGAGACGACAGCAGTGCCATGGTGCATTATGGCAATCATTTATCACCTACTCAG GCTTCTGCAGCACCTCACATTAGCTTCGAGGCAGAAGAGAATTCTCTTTGGACATTGCTGCTAACAAGCCCCG ATGAACATTTGCAGGATGGTGAGCAGGAATATGTGCATTGGCTGGT TGGTAATATTCCTGGAAATGCTGTATGTTCTGGTAATGAGATCTCTCATTACATGACTCCATTTCCTGCCAAGGGAACAGGATTTCACAGATACGTCTTTGTCCTGTTCAAGCAAGATGCTGTTGTTGACTTCAGCAGTGATGTCAGACCAAATCCCTG tTACAGTCTGCAGCAGCGAAGTTTTAAGACACTGGACTTCTACAGGAAACATGAAGATCTAATTACTCCTGCTGGACTGGCTTTCTTTCAAAGCCAGTGGGACAACTCTGTCACCAGTACTTTCCACACATTGTTca ATATGAGAGAGCCAGTGTTTGAGTACGACCGACCACCGGTGTATCATCCACCCCAGAAAAAATACCCTCATGGTCAGCCGCTTCGATACCTGGACCGCTACAGAGGCGGAAAAGAACACACATATGGCATTTACTAA